The following are from one region of the Streptomyces changanensis genome:
- a CDS encoding acyl-ACP desaturase, producing the protein MTLTSPHLGSSADWTDARLLYALEEVVEKELNRHLKVVKDWMPHEYVPWSDGRNFPGLFEDGEPWDPQQSKVTDVGRIALVVNLLTEDNLPSYHHEIATLFGRDGAWGTWVHRWTAEEGRHGIVMRDYLLASRAVDPDKLEQFRMAHMSEGFESDNRHSMLHSVAYVAFQELATRISHRNTGHQSGDPVCDRMLARIATDENLHMVFYRNLLGAAFELAPDLTMQAVRDVVVNFRMPGHGMPGFERAAAQMAIGEIYNMRIHHDDVLQPVLRFLKVLEIDGLGPEGLKAQEELGLYMNGLDAEASKFDEKLAARKARMAARAAG; encoded by the coding sequence GTGACCCTCACCTCTCCCCACCTCGGCAGTTCGGCGGACTGGACCGATGCCCGACTGCTGTACGCGCTGGAAGAGGTCGTCGAGAAGGAACTGAACCGGCACCTCAAGGTCGTCAAGGACTGGATGCCGCACGAGTACGTGCCGTGGTCCGACGGCCGGAACTTCCCGGGCCTCTTCGAGGACGGGGAGCCGTGGGATCCGCAGCAGTCGAAGGTGACCGACGTGGGCAGGATCGCCCTGGTGGTGAACCTGCTCACCGAGGACAACCTGCCGAGCTACCACCACGAGATCGCCACGCTCTTCGGCCGGGACGGCGCCTGGGGCACCTGGGTCCATCGCTGGACAGCCGAGGAGGGCCGGCACGGCATCGTCATGCGTGACTACCTGCTCGCCTCGCGGGCCGTGGACCCGGACAAGCTGGAGCAGTTCCGGATGGCCCACATGAGTGAGGGCTTCGAGTCGGACAACCGCCACTCGATGCTGCACTCGGTGGCGTACGTCGCCTTCCAGGAGCTCGCCACCCGCATCTCGCACCGCAACACCGGCCACCAGTCGGGCGACCCGGTGTGCGACCGGATGCTGGCGCGCATCGCGACCGACGAGAACCTGCACATGGTCTTCTACCGCAACCTGCTGGGCGCGGCCTTCGAGCTCGCCCCGGACCTCACGATGCAGGCGGTGCGGGACGTCGTCGTGAACTTCCGCATGCCGGGCCACGGCATGCCGGGGTTCGAGCGGGCGGCGGCGCAGATGGCGATCGGCGAGATCTACAACATGCGGATCCACCACGACGACGTGCTCCAGCCGGTGCTGCGGTTCCTGAAGGTGCTGGAGATCGACGGGCTCGGCCCGGAGGGCCTGAAGGCCCAGGAGGAGCTGGGCCTCTACATGAACGGGCTGGACGCGGAGGCGTCCAAGTTCGACGAGAAGCTGGCCGCGCGCAAGGCCCGGATGGCGGCCCGCGCCGCCGGCTGA
- a CDS encoding ATP-dependent DNA ligase: MDLPVMPPVKPMLAKSVKTIPPGMHYEGKWDGFRAVVHRDGDEVVIGSRTGKPLTRYFPEVVEAVRRLLPERCVVDGELVVAHDGRLDFDRLSERIHPAESRVRTLAERTPARFVAFDLLALGDAALLDAPLTERRAALEGALADVRPPLHVAPATTDVEIARRWFEQYEGAGLDGIVAKPLDLRYQPDARLMYKIKHERTADVVVAGYRFHKSGPVVGSLLLGLHDDRGALQHVGVCAAFTARRRAELVEELAPLVMDPPDAHPWAAWGEAAAHESARRLPGAPSRWSGKKDLSWVALRPERVCEVGYDHMEGDRFRHTAQFRRWRPDRTPESCGYEQLEEPVSYDLDEVLSGP; this comes from the coding sequence ATGGATCTGCCGGTGATGCCGCCCGTGAAACCGATGCTGGCCAAGAGCGTCAAGACCATTCCGCCCGGGATGCACTACGAGGGGAAGTGGGACGGGTTCCGTGCCGTCGTCCACCGGGACGGCGACGAGGTGGTGATCGGCAGCCGGACCGGCAAGCCGCTCACCCGGTACTTCCCGGAGGTGGTGGAGGCGGTGCGGCGGCTGCTGCCCGAACGGTGCGTCGTGGACGGCGAGCTCGTCGTCGCCCACGACGGGCGGCTGGACTTCGACCGGCTCTCCGAGCGGATCCACCCGGCGGAGTCGCGGGTGCGGACGCTCGCCGAGCGGACCCCGGCGCGGTTCGTCGCGTTCGACCTGCTGGCACTGGGCGACGCGGCCCTGCTCGACGCCCCGCTGACCGAGCGCCGCGCCGCGCTGGAAGGGGCCCTGGCGGACGTCCGGCCGCCCCTCCACGTGGCGCCCGCGACGACCGACGTCGAGATCGCGCGGCGGTGGTTCGAGCAGTACGAGGGCGCCGGGCTGGACGGGATCGTCGCCAAGCCGCTCGACCTCCGCTACCAGCCGGACGCCCGCCTCATGTACAAGATCAAGCACGAGCGCACCGCCGACGTGGTGGTGGCCGGATACCGCTTCCACAAGAGCGGCCCGGTGGTGGGTTCGCTGCTGCTCGGGCTGCACGACGACCGGGGCGCGCTCCAGCACGTCGGGGTGTGCGCCGCCTTCACGGCGCGGCGCCGCGCGGAGCTGGTGGAGGAGCTGGCGCCGCTGGTCATGGACCCGCCGGACGCGCACCCCTGGGCGGCCTGGGGGGAGGCCGCCGCGCACGAGAGCGCCCGCCGGCTGCCGGGGGCGCCGAGCCGCTGGTCGGGGAAGAAGGACCTGTCGTGGGTGGCCCTGCGCCCCGAGCGGGTGTGCGAGGTGGGCTACGACCACATGGAGGGCGACCGGTTCCGCCACACGGCCCAGTTCCGCAGGTGGCGCCCGGACCGGACGCCGGAGAGCTGTGGCTACGAGCAGT
- a CDS encoding VOC family protein, whose product MPTPRPLPGSPVWIDLGTPDLDGARAFYRGLFGWEFASAGPEAGGYGMFTAAGGTVAGAMTVPPPHGGGTAWTLYFRAPDADAAATAVRAGGGSVALDPTDVLDLGRMALFTDPTGAGFGVWQPRALQGLDVVGEPNALAWTELYTPDPVADLSFYDQVFGMEAHTAHPGSAYTLLQPPGGGPDAPADAFGGVVPLGGDPAEAADGPCWTPYFEVGDLDAAVALAERLGGTVRRGPGALAGLGRSALLTDPYGARFAVLHRAPATP is encoded by the coding sequence ATGCCCACCCCCCGCCCCCTCCCCGGCTCCCCGGTCTGGATCGACCTCGGCACGCCCGACCTCGACGGGGCGCGGGCGTTCTACCGGGGGCTGTTCGGCTGGGAGTTCGCGTCGGCCGGCCCCGAGGCGGGCGGCTACGGCATGTTCACCGCCGCCGGCGGGACCGTCGCGGGCGCCATGACCGTGCCGCCCCCGCACGGGGGCGGCACGGCCTGGACGCTGTACTTCCGCGCCCCGGACGCCGACGCCGCGGCGACCGCCGTCCGCGCGGGCGGCGGCAGCGTGGCGCTCGACCCGACGGACGTCCTCGACCTGGGCCGCATGGCCCTGTTCACCGACCCGACGGGCGCGGGCTTCGGGGTGTGGCAGCCCCGTGCGCTCCAGGGCCTCGACGTGGTCGGGGAACCGAACGCCCTCGCCTGGACCGAGCTGTACACGCCCGATCCGGTCGCCGACCTGTCCTTCTACGACCAGGTCTTCGGCATGGAGGCCCACACCGCGCACCCCGGCTCGGCGTACACGCTGCTCCAACCGCCGGGCGGCGGACCCGACGCGCCCGCCGACGCCTTCGGCGGGGTCGTCCCGCTCGGCGGGGACCCGGCCGAGGCGGCAGACGGCCCCTGCTGGACGCCGTACTTCGAGGTGGGCGACCTGGACGCGGCCGTGGCGCTGGCCGAACGGCTCGGCGGCACCGTCCGGCGCGGCCCCGGGGCCCTCGCCGGTCTCGGCCGCAGCGCCCTGCTCACCGACCCCTACGGCGCCCGCTTCGCCGTCCTGCACCGGGCGCCCGCCACCCCGTAG
- the ligD gene encoding non-homologous end-joining DNA ligase produces the protein MAEAVELEAGGRTVRLSNPDKVYFPERGFTKLDVARYFLAVGDGITRALRDRPTTLERFPDGVDGESFFQKRAPKNLPEWISTAHIAFPSGRSADEIRPTEVAAVLWAANLGTLTFHPWPVRGDATDHPDELRIDLDPQPGTGFADAVRAAHELRALLDEYGLRGWPKTSGGRGLHVFVPIEPRWTFTGVRRSAIAVGRELERRMPGRVTTAWWKEQRGERIFVDYNQTARDRTIASAYSVRPRPHAPVSAPLRWEELDDVEPRDFDLITMPVRYADHGDVHADMEEYAFGLEGLLELAERDERDHGLGDLPYPPDYPKMPGEPKRVQPSRARKE, from the coding sequence ATGGCAGAAGCGGTGGAGCTGGAGGCGGGTGGACGCACGGTGCGCCTGTCCAACCCGGACAAGGTGTACTTCCCGGAGCGCGGTTTCACGAAGCTGGACGTGGCCCGCTACTTCCTCGCCGTCGGCGACGGCATCACCCGGGCGCTGCGGGACCGCCCCACCACCCTGGAGCGCTTCCCGGACGGGGTCGACGGCGAGTCGTTCTTCCAGAAGCGGGCGCCCAAGAACCTCCCCGAGTGGATCTCCACGGCCCACATCGCCTTCCCCAGCGGCCGTTCCGCCGACGAGATCCGCCCCACGGAGGTCGCCGCCGTCCTGTGGGCGGCGAACCTCGGCACGCTCACCTTCCATCCCTGGCCCGTCCGGGGCGACGCCACCGACCACCCCGACGAACTGCGCATCGACCTCGACCCCCAGCCGGGCACCGGCTTCGCCGACGCCGTGCGCGCCGCCCACGAACTGCGCGCCCTCCTCGACGAGTACGGACTGCGGGGCTGGCCGAAGACCTCCGGCGGCCGCGGACTGCACGTCTTCGTCCCCATCGAGCCCCGCTGGACCTTCACCGGGGTGCGCCGCTCCGCCATCGCCGTCGGCCGCGAGCTGGAGCGCCGCATGCCCGGCCGCGTCACCACCGCCTGGTGGAAGGAGCAGCGCGGCGAGCGGATCTTCGTCGACTACAACCAGACGGCCCGGGATCGCACCATCGCCTCCGCCTACTCCGTCCGGCCCAGACCGCACGCCCCGGTCTCCGCCCCGCTGCGGTGGGAGGAGCTCGACGACGTCGAGCCGCGCGACTTCGACCTGATCACCATGCCCGTCCGGTACGCCGACCACGGTGACGTCCACGCCGACATGGAGGAGTACGCCTTCGGTCTGGAGGGGCTGCTGGAGCTCGCCGAGCGGGACGAGCGCGACCACGGGCTCGGCGACCTGCCGTACCCGCCGGACTACCCCAAGATGCCCGGGGAGCCCAAACGGGTGCAGCCGAGCCGTGCCAGGAAGGAGTGA
- a CDS encoding ABC-F family ATP-binding cassette domain-containing protein: MAHPSPSPALACSALSFAWPDGTPVFDGLNLAVGPGRTGLVGRNGSGKSTLLKLLAGELAPAGGTVSAAGDVGYLPQAATLDTGLRVDEALGIARARAALHAIESGDAREEHFTAVGDDWDVEERARATLDQLGLDGIGLDRTTGEVSGGECVLLRLAALLLARPAVLLLDEPTNNLDRYGRRRLHAAVDAWPGVLVVVSHDRELLERVDRIAELREGGVGWYGGPYSAYEEAVAAEQEAAERMVRAAESDVRRQRRELAEAQVKLAKRKKYGQKSAENLPPIVAGARKRAAEVSAGKHRAVHAKRLEQARDRLGEAEEAVRDDDAIRVELPYTAVPPGRGVFLLRDLVLRHGARLDGEFEVRGPERVALVGRNGSGKTTLLRTLAGELEPVAGEAVARVPLRFLPQRLDVLDDGLSVVENVARFAPDASVNRIRARLARFLFRGAKADQAAGTLSGGERFRAALAALLLAEPAPQLLLLDEPTNNLDTASVRSLVDALEAYEGALVVASHDVPFLEAIGITREVSLERVTSADAGT; the protein is encoded by the coding sequence ATGGCACACCCTTCCCCTTCCCCCGCGCTCGCCTGCTCCGCCCTGTCCTTCGCCTGGCCGGACGGCACCCCCGTGTTCGACGGGTTGAACCTGGCCGTCGGCCCGGGGCGCACGGGCCTGGTCGGCCGCAACGGATCCGGCAAGTCGACCCTGCTGAAGCTGCTGGCGGGCGAGCTCGCCCCGGCCGGCGGCACGGTCAGCGCCGCCGGCGACGTCGGGTACCTCCCGCAGGCCGCCACCCTCGACACCGGCCTGCGGGTCGACGAGGCGCTCGGCATCGCCCGCGCGCGGGCCGCCCTGCACGCCATCGAGTCGGGCGACGCGCGCGAGGAGCACTTCACGGCGGTCGGCGACGACTGGGACGTGGAGGAGCGGGCCCGCGCCACGCTCGACCAGCTGGGCCTGGACGGCATCGGCCTGGACCGCACCACCGGCGAGGTGTCGGGCGGCGAGTGCGTGCTGCTGCGGCTCGCCGCCCTGTTGCTCGCCCGGCCCGCCGTCCTGCTGCTCGACGAGCCGACCAACAACCTCGACCGCTACGGGCGCCGGCGGCTCCACGCGGCCGTCGACGCCTGGCCGGGCGTCCTCGTCGTCGTCAGCCACGACCGGGAGCTGCTGGAGCGCGTCGACCGGATCGCCGAGCTCCGCGAGGGCGGGGTCGGCTGGTACGGCGGGCCCTACTCGGCGTACGAGGAGGCGGTGGCCGCCGAGCAGGAGGCGGCCGAGCGGATGGTGCGCGCCGCCGAGTCGGACGTGCGGCGGCAGCGTCGGGAGCTCGCCGAGGCGCAGGTCAAGCTCGCCAAGCGGAAGAAGTACGGGCAGAAGAGCGCCGAGAACCTGCCGCCGATCGTCGCGGGGGCGCGCAAGCGGGCCGCCGAGGTGTCGGCCGGCAAGCACCGCGCCGTCCACGCCAAGCGGCTGGAGCAGGCGCGGGACCGGCTGGGCGAGGCGGAGGAGGCGGTACGGGACGACGACGCGATCCGCGTGGAGCTGCCGTACACGGCCGTGCCGCCGGGCCGGGGCGTGTTCCTGCTGCGGGACCTCGTGCTGCGCCACGGGGCGCGGCTGGACGGGGAGTTCGAGGTGCGCGGGCCCGAGCGGGTCGCCCTCGTGGGACGCAACGGCTCCGGCAAGACGACGCTGCTGCGGACCCTCGCCGGGGAGCTGGAGCCCGTCGCGGGGGAGGCGGTGGCGCGGGTCCCGCTGCGCTTCCTGCCCCAGCGGCTCGACGTCCTGGACGACGGGCTGTCCGTCGTGGAGAACGTGGCGCGCTTCGCCCCGGACGCCTCGGTGAACCGGATCAGGGCGCGACTGGCCCGGTTCCTGTTCCGCGGGGCGAAGGCCGACCAGGCGGCGGGGACGCTGTCGGGCGGCGAGCGGTTCCGGGCGGCGCTCGCGGCGCTGCTGCTGGCCGAGCCGGCGCCGCAGTTGCTGCTGCTGGACGAGCCGACCAACAACCTCGACACGGCGAGCGTGCGCAGCCTCGTCGACGCGCTGGAGGCGTACGAGGGGGCGCTGGTCGTGGCGAGCCACGACGTGCCGTTCCTGGAGGCGATCGGCATCACACGGGAGGTGTCGCTGGAGCGTGTGACCTCGGCCGATGCGGGAACGTGA
- the ssgD gene encoding spore wall synthesis regulator SsgD, with the protein MSAVIEQAVEARLVAPAPCMDVVPAVLGYACADPYAVRMTFPASATLEGVEVVWEFSRELLAAGLEGPAGAGDVRVRPYGQDRTVMEFHACEGVAVIHVRTGELRGFLRRALELVPAGREHLHLDLDGHLAQLLRDAY; encoded by the coding sequence GTGTCCGCCGTGATCGAACAGGCCGTGGAAGCCCGTCTCGTCGCGCCCGCGCCCTGCATGGACGTCGTCCCCGCCGTCCTCGGCTACGCGTGCGCCGACCCCTACGCCGTGCGCATGACCTTCCCCGCCTCGGCGACGCTGGAGGGCGTGGAGGTCGTGTGGGAGTTCTCCCGTGAGCTGCTCGCCGCGGGTCTGGAGGGCCCGGCGGGGGCGGGTGACGTCCGGGTGCGGCCCTACGGGCAGGACCGGACCGTCATGGAGTTCCACGCCTGCGAGGGCGTCGCGGTGATCCACGTGCGCACCGGCGAGCTGCGCGGTTTCCTGCGGCGGGCCCTGGAGCTGGTGCCGGCCGGTCGCGAGCACCTCCACCTGGACCTGGACGGCCACCTCGCGCAGCTCCTGCGCGACGCGTACTGA
- a CDS encoding WhiB family transcriptional regulator, with the protein MPINDTAERPALRPVPAGTAPADGELSWQETALCAQTGPELFFPEPGSSTREAKMLCGICEGREACLEYALTHDERFGVWGGLSEQERYALRRRRAGRR; encoded by the coding sequence ATGCCGATCAACGACACCGCAGAACGCCCCGCCCTCCGCCCCGTCCCGGCCGGCACCGCCCCGGCGGACGGCGAGCTCTCCTGGCAGGAGACCGCCCTGTGCGCGCAGACCGGGCCCGAGCTGTTCTTCCCGGAGCCCGGTTCCTCCACCCGTGAGGCGAAGATGCTCTGCGGCATCTGCGAGGGCCGGGAGGCGTGCCTCGAGTACGCGCTCACGCACGACGAGCGGTTCGGCGTGTGGGGCGGCCTCTCCGAGCAGGAGCGGTACGCGCTCAGGCGCCGGCGCGCCGGCCGCCGCTGA
- a CDS encoding WD40/YVTN/BNR-like repeat-containing protein yields MTAMGKTRRWVSLVLCGAAVAATALAAGPAAHARGTAPARASEAGAAGAVPGWQPVATGVTARFRGLAAVTRHTAWVAGSAGTVLRTSDGGRSWRDVSPPGAGELEFRDVEAFDGRRAVVLAIGEGEASRILRTDDGGATWTETFRNPDPRAFYDCVTFFDRRHGLAMSDPVDGRFRILSTADGGRSWRVLPDEGMPAALPGEAGFAAGGQCLVSAGPRDVWLATGGGSVGRVLHSGDRGLTWTATGAGIPAGDAARGVFGLAFRDRAHGIAVGGDHRADQPSPDAAAVTRDGGRAWRTATTPPPAYRSSVAWLPHSRSAALAVGPTGTDLTTDGGRTWRTVDTGSYDTVDCTPDGGCWASGAQGRVARLVRHAG; encoded by the coding sequence ATGACAGCCATGGGGAAGACGAGACGGTGGGTTTCACTGGTGCTGTGCGGGGCGGCCGTGGCGGCGACGGCCCTGGCGGCCGGTCCGGCGGCCCACGCCCGGGGGACCGCCCCCGCGCGGGCGTCCGAGGCCGGCGCGGCGGGGGCGGTACCCGGCTGGCAGCCGGTCGCGACGGGCGTCACGGCCCGCTTCCGCGGCCTGGCCGCGGTGACCCGGCACACGGCGTGGGTCGCCGGCTCGGCGGGCACCGTGCTGCGCACCTCCGACGGCGGACGCAGCTGGCGCGACGTGTCCCCACCGGGCGCGGGCGAACTGGAGTTCCGGGACGTCGAGGCGTTCGACGGACGCCGCGCGGTGGTCCTGGCGATCGGGGAGGGGGAGGCGTCCCGCATCCTGCGCACCGACGACGGCGGCGCCACCTGGACCGAGACCTTCCGCAACCCGGACCCGCGCGCCTTCTACGACTGCGTGACCTTCTTCGACCGACGCCACGGCCTCGCCATGAGCGACCCCGTCGACGGCCGGTTCCGGATCCTGTCCACCGCCGACGGCGGGCGCAGCTGGCGGGTCCTGCCGGACGAGGGCATGCCCGCCGCGCTCCCCGGGGAAGCCGGGTTCGCCGCCGGGGGCCAGTGCCTCGTCAGCGCCGGTCCGCGCGACGTCTGGCTGGCGACAGGCGGCGGGTCCGTCGGCCGTGTGCTGCACTCGGGCGACCGTGGCCTGACCTGGACGGCCACCGGGGCGGGGATACCGGCGGGCGACGCCGCCCGCGGCGTGTTCGGCCTCGCCTTCCGGGACCGCGCCCACGGCATCGCGGTCGGCGGCGACCACCGCGCGGACCAGCCGTCCCCCGACGCCGCCGCCGTCACCCGGGACGGCGGCCGCGCATGGCGCACGGCCACCACGCCCCCGCCCGCCTACCGCTCCTCCGTGGCCTGGCTGCCGCACAGCCGCTCCGCCGCCCTCGCCGTCGGCCCCACCGGCACGGACCTCACCACGGACGGCGGGCGGACCTGGCGGACCGTCGACACCGGCTCGTACGACACCGTGGACTGCACCCCGGACGGCGGCTGCTGGGCGTCGGGCGCCCAGGGCC